Below is a window of Vibrio gazogenes DNA.
GGTTTATCCAACTCGATAACCTTCAGGGTGCATTGCGGCATTACCGACGGGGCGGCTTGTTTGGGCGGCTCGTTCGTGATCATTATCTTTTTTATCAATGGGATAAAACTAGAAGTTATCAAGAATTTCAGATTTTAAACCACTTGAGAAATGCAGGTGTGAATGTGCCGCGTCCGATTGCGGCCAGAGCGGTGAAAAAGCATGTGTGCTATCAAGCCGATTTAATCACGGAAAAAATCCCCAATGCTCGTGATTTGGTGACAATTCTTCAGGAAAATGCATTACATGATGAAATGTATGTGAAAATCGGGCGAGAGATTCGTAAGATGCATGATGCCCAAGTCAATCATACCGACTTGAATATTCACAATATTTTGGTTGATGAGCAAGAACGAGTTTGGATTATTGATTTTGATAAGTGTATGATTCAGCCTGATGGTGGTTGGAAGGAGGATAATATATCTCGCCTGAAACGCTCATTCTTGAAGGAGCAGCAGAAGCGGAATATTTGTTGGACACTTTCATCATTTGATTGTTTGTATCGAACATATAGCGAATAAGTCATGAAGACTATCATATTTATTGTGTAGCAGAATCACTAATATTTAAATGAGTTTAAGGTGAGTATAGTATGTGTATTAGAGTCAATAAGGTTGGATTACATCGATGAATATTCTTTTTATTTGCCCAAATTGGTCTGGATTAGCAACTCCAATCATTGATGAAATGTCTCGCCAAGGACATTATGTTACTCATCTCGACCATTCTGACTTATCTAAATTTCAGTATATTGATACTTGCCATCGTGTTATGTCAAAACTCTATAGTAAATTATCAGGTTTAAACTATAAACATAAACAGACAGAAGTTCAGATAGAACAAATGCTGACAAGTTTTTTTATTGGTCGAGATAAATATGATGTGGTTATAATGACTGATCCTAATCTATTTAACCGTCATCATTTGGAAATACTGAAATCCAATACAGCTACATTAGTTGCGACATTATGGGATAGTTTAAGAAAATCTCCTGATAATGCAGATAACCTTGACATGTTTGACTTTGTATTTAGTTATGATGATATAGATTGTAAAGAAAGTGGGTTTATAAAAATAAATAATTATTTAGATCCAACGTGGAATGCGATCTTTCACTATGACGAGTGTAAGTATGATTTATTCTCTATCATGTATTTTACAAAGGAAAGATATCAACATGTAAGAAAAATT
It encodes the following:
- a CDS encoding 3-deoxy-D-manno-octulosonic acid kinase; amino-acid sequence: MKTFEKGKLRVWYDETLLSSSPEQCFDVSFWQQQDKIVGQAYGRGTTWFIQLDNLQGALRHYRRGGLFGRLVRDHYLFYQWDKTRSYQEFQILNHLRNAGVNVPRPIAARAVKKHVCYQADLITEKIPNARDLVTILQENALHDEMYVKIGREIRKMHDAQVNHTDLNIHNILVDEQERVWIIDFDKCMIQPDGGWKEDNISRLKRSFLKEQQKRNICWTLSSFDCLYRTYSE